One region of Ahniella affigens genomic DNA includes:
- a CDS encoding M15 family metallopeptidase, with amino-acid sequence MRTLLMLLAGLTLVACTHRSKPVTPALTPLVDVQSLVPDLHVDMRYFGTNNFVGTRIDGYEANKCLLQAPVANALAAVERRLRAESKRLLIFDCYRPKRAVAHFMRWARDLDDQATKPAYYPNLDKSVLVPDYIAEQSGHSRADTVDLAIMTCQSVDDINTCTMLDFGTPFDFFDPLANTDSDKVSAQSRTNRQALVDAMAAAGFRNYPLEWWHFTLNDPEHPGPARDEPVQ; translated from the coding sequence ATGCGCACGCTTCTGATGCTGCTGGCCGGTCTGACCTTAGTGGCTTGTACGCACCGGTCAAAGCCGGTCACTCCCGCACTGACGCCGTTGGTGGATGTGCAGTCGCTCGTGCCAGACCTTCATGTCGACATGCGGTATTTCGGCACCAACAATTTCGTGGGGACGCGGATAGACGGCTATGAGGCGAACAAGTGCCTGTTGCAAGCGCCGGTCGCCAACGCATTGGCAGCCGTCGAGCGCCGTCTTCGCGCCGAATCGAAGCGCTTGCTGATCTTCGATTGCTACCGACCCAAGCGTGCCGTCGCGCACTTCATGCGCTGGGCGCGTGATCTGGACGATCAGGCCACAAAACCTGCCTATTATCCGAATCTCGACAAGTCTGTGCTGGTGCCCGATTACATTGCCGAGCAATCCGGGCACAGTCGGGCGGACACGGTCGATCTTGCGATCATGACGTGTCAGTCGGTCGACGACATCAATACGTGCACGATGCTCGATTTCGGCACGCCCTTCGACTTCTTTGACCCCCTTGCGAATACCGATTCCGACAAGGTTTCGGCCCAGTCTCGAACGAATCGGCAAGCGCTGGTCGATGCGATGGCCGCAGCAGGGTTTCGGAACTATCCGTTGGAATGGTGGCACTTCACGTTGAATGACCCGGAGCACCCGGGTCCGGCGCGCGATGAACCCGTGCAGTGA